ACAGAAGAGACCCAAATCCGGCGGGGCGGAGCCGAAGTGATTGTCAACGAGATCTCAATCCTGACCAGCCTGGACCTCGCCAAAGACACTGCCAAGACTCTCGGGCCTGAGACCATACTCGATGATTCGAAACCCATTATTGGGGACCCGGTTACTGTAGCTGGATTGCGTATTCAGGGAGGCCTGTCGGTTGAGGTCCCCCCACGCGGCGCGAGCATCCTCACTGTGGCGCTCATCGGCACCGATCCCGAAAATCTGCAACGAATTTTGACTCAGCATATCCAGCAGTACCTGGCCAAACACGTCCAGATCCACCAGGGCCCCGGACTCTACGATCAGTTCCTGACTCAGGAGACTGACCAATTGAGATCCCGTCTGGCAGCAACCGAAGCATCGTTGCGGCGGATCAAGGAACAATCTGGCATTGTTTCTCTTGAGGCAAGTAAAGATCTCTATGCCAATCAGTTGTCTTCGATCCAAGAGGGTATTATGACAACCCAGACCGAGATTGCGGAACACAAGGCTATCCTCGCAGAAATTCTCGGTGACAGGCTTCAAAGTGCTCAAGCAGTTATCTCCGATCAACCCGAAAATCAACCAACCAATCAATCGGAAGTACCGCCGGAAGTGATGCGGGTATACGAGAGTCTGAGTCTCCAACTCCACCGTCTCGAACTCCGAGTTAAGGAGCTTTTGCTGCAGTATCGAGAGGAGAGCGCACCGGTTCAGAGCCTCCGGAATCAGATAGCAGCCCAGTCCGCCCAAATGAAGGAAATGGAATCGGCACATCCCGATCTCGCGCATATCTCAACTCCATCTTTGACGACACCGGACTCGTCCGGCACCCCTGCAGCAACCAGTGCCGCTGCCGAAGCCCGACAGATCCGTGCTCTTGAGTCGCGACTGAAGATTCTTCAGAGTCAACTCGAAGAGACGCGAACTGCCGCAGTTGCACTGAGCGAAGTCGAGTCCCAGATTATCGGGCTCGAACGTCAGAAACAGATGCAGGAGGAGAGATACCGCAACTTCGCTTCCAGTCTGGAAAAGGCACGAATCGAGGAGGCGATGGGGTCCAATCGCATCTCCAACATCACAGTCGTCCAAAATCCATCGCCACCAAAGGAGGAGACCGGAAAACTCCTGGGTGTGGTTGCCGCCTTGGCCATCGGAGGTCTGGCCATCGGAATTGCTCTTTCGTTCGGCCTCGAGATGTTTCTCAACCAGACCCTCCGGCGACCATCGGAAATCGAGGGGATTCTTGGATTGCCGCTGTTCTTTTCCATTCCACGCCTCCGGCAACAGAAAAGGAGGCGCAAAGGCAAGGAATCCACATCATCCGCGCTCGCCCTTCAGGGGATCGAAAATGGAGTCGGTGCCTGGGAAAAACATCAGGACCTAAAGCCGGTCTGCGAGTCCCTGCGTG
This sequence is a window from Opitutaceae bacterium. Protein-coding genes within it:
- a CDS encoding cellulose synthase operon protein YhjQ/BcsQ, which codes for MTPSDILYILFKHKWKIILFSVLGIVAATAVFILRPGPLVALYRTEARLFVRYVEEAQGPSADLTEETQIRRGGAEVIVNEISILTSLDLAKDTAKTLGPETILDDSKPIIGDPVTVAGLRIQGGLSVEVPPRGASILTVALIGTDPENLQRILTQHIQQYLAKHVQIHQGPGLYDQFLTQETDQLRSRLAATEASLRRIKEQSGIVSLEASKDLYANQLSSIQEGIMTTQTEIAEHKAILAEILGDRLQSAQAVISDQPENQPTNQSEVPPEVMRVYESLSLQLHRLELRVKELLLQYREESAPVQSLRNQIAAQSAQMKEMESAHPDLAHISTPSLTTPDSSGTPAATSAAAEARQIRALESRLKILQSQLEETRTAAVALSEVESQIIGLERQKQMQEERYRNFASSLEKARIEEAMGSNRISNITVVQNPSPPKEETGKLLGVVAALAIGGLAIGIALSFGLEMFLNQTLRRPSEIEGILGLPLFFSIPRLRQQKRRRKGKESTSSALALQGIENGVGAWEKHQDLKPVCESLRDRLIFNFEARDLTRKPKLVGITGCGEDSGVSTIAAGLAASLSETGEGNVLLVDMKPGQNTPHHFRQGSLQVGLDEALELQRRDEAKAGEHLFVVSESTASNGSGPKGMLPTRFTSLVPKMKASDFDYIIFDMPPITHNSVATSLARYMDTTLMVVESEKTNRTTVKKAGEMLAETGVEFGVVVNKTKEYVPRFIQEGLLGGE